One genomic region from Terasakiella sp. SH-1 encodes:
- a CDS encoding YbfB/YjiJ family MFS transporter: MSQPIATWKLLCAGISSLILVMGIARFALTPLLPAMQAATGLGDDGAGFLAASNYAGYLTGALIASRLRKPETKLRWYRWGIVLAVITTAIMALSDHVIFWSIMRYFGGMTSAAGMVVGTAIVLDHLKQRHRPDYIGIHFSGVGFGVIISGTVLTLIEPIMGWAEGWVIVGAIGFLLAIPALLWMNIHGLSAPKVAHGEGVKVRSKPITMLMISYCLAGATFSIGTTFIITIMAQSPALADSRNLAWILLGVALAPSCYFWMRTAIKMGDFKALSAAYIVQAIGCALPVLWPSTASALIGGFMFGSCFMGIVTVVLALGGKLSPHNPSALIGILVVSYGVGQIVGPILAGIAMEQTGFSELGLWSAAACSLLSIVFLAGSRCRNDQPSSEDCPCLT, encoded by the coding sequence ATGTCTCAGCCTATTGCCACCTGGAAATTGCTTTGTGCAGGTATCTCTTCCCTGATCCTTGTTATGGGCATTGCCCGATTTGCCCTCACCCCCTTATTGCCCGCCATGCAGGCCGCAACAGGACTGGGTGATGATGGCGCAGGTTTTCTTGCGGCTTCCAACTATGCGGGTTATCTCACCGGGGCCTTGATCGCCAGCCGCCTGCGCAAGCCTGAAACAAAACTGCGCTGGTATCGTTGGGGCATTGTCTTGGCCGTTATCACCACCGCGATCATGGCCTTAAGCGATCATGTGATTTTCTGGTCCATCATGCGTTATTTTGGCGGCATGACCAGTGCAGCCGGCATGGTTGTCGGCACGGCTATTGTTCTGGATCACCTCAAACAGCGCCACCGCCCGGATTATATCGGTATTCATTTTAGCGGTGTCGGATTTGGTGTGATCATCAGTGGCACGGTTCTTACGTTGATTGAACCCATCATGGGCTGGGCAGAAGGCTGGGTCATTGTTGGCGCCATTGGATTTTTACTCGCCATCCCTGCCTTGTTATGGATGAATATTCACGGGCTTTCAGCCCCTAAAGTTGCCCACGGTGAAGGGGTGAAGGTCCGCTCCAAACCAATTACCATGTTGATGATTTCCTATTGTCTGGCAGGCGCAACTTTCTCTATCGGGACAACCTTTATTATCACCATCATGGCCCAAAGCCCTGCCCTGGCTGACAGCCGCAACCTTGCCTGGATTTTGCTGGGTGTTGCCCTGGCCCCCTCCTGTTACTTCTGGATGCGTACGGCCATTAAAATGGGGGACTTCAAAGCTTTGAGTGCAGCCTATATTGTGCAGGCGATCGGCTGTGCCTTGCCAGTACTCTGGCCCTCAACCGCCAGCGCCCTGATCGGTGGTTTCATGTTCGGGTCTTGCTTTATGGGCATTGTCACAGTTGTTCTGGCCCTTGGCGGTAAACTCTCGCCTCATAACCCCTCAGCCCTGATCGGCATTTTGGTGGTCTCTTATGGCGTTGGGCAAATTGTCGGACCGATTCTGGCTGGAATTGCCATGGAACAAACCGGGTTCAGCGAGCTGGGCCTGTGGAGTGCCGCAGCCTGTAGTCTTCTGTCCATCGTCTTTCTGGCAGGTTCACGTTGTCGTAACGATCAACCTTCATCTGAAGACTGCCCCTGTTTGACATAA
- a CDS encoding HAD family hydrolase — protein MTQNPFDLIIFDCDGVLVDSELLASDILSEELARYGLDITPRECRERFTGSSLKRVKEIVFQSKGIELPDNFEELLRIRDRRVFEERLRPVSGIEETLDMLHLPLCVASSGSVEKITHSLKLTGMYSRLAPHLFSAEMVSRGKPAPDLFLYAAEKMGVSPNRCLVIEDSPVGIKAAKKAGMTAFGFAGASHAGPGYAEMLDLTGADITFREMFALPNLIQFYQK, from the coding sequence ATGACCCAAAACCCTTTTGACCTGATTATTTTCGACTGTGATGGCGTGCTGGTCGATAGCGAACTTCTCGCCTCAGACATTCTATCAGAAGAACTGGCCCGATATGGGCTGGATATTACACCGCGAGAATGTCGCGAACGCTTTACCGGTTCCAGCCTGAAACGGGTTAAGGAAATCGTCTTTCAAAGCAAAGGCATTGAATTACCCGATAATTTTGAAGAACTTCTGCGCATTCGTGATCGCCGGGTTTTTGAAGAACGCCTGCGCCCGGTCTCAGGGATCGAAGAAACGCTGGATATGCTTCATCTCCCGCTTTGTGTTGCCTCCAGCGGATCGGTGGAAAAAATCACCCATTCCTTGAAATTGACAGGGATGTACAGCAGGCTTGCCCCCCATTTATTTTCCGCTGAAATGGTCAGCCGTGGCAAACCCGCACCGGATCTTTTCCTTTATGCAGCGGAAAAAATGGGCGTTTCCCCCAACCGCTGTCTGGTCATTGAAGACAGTCCCGTTGGCATTAAAGCAGCCAAAAAAGCCGGGATGACGGCCTTTGGCTTTGCCGGGGCCTCCCATGCCGGGCCCGGCTATGCGGAGATGCTTGACTTAACCGGGGCAGATATTACTTTTAGAGAGATGTTTGCTTTACCCAATCTCATACAGTTCTACCAAAAATGA
- a CDS encoding antibiotic biosynthesis monooxygenase, which yields MIAVIFEVLPNPDHKQEYLDIAARLRPELEKIDGFISVERFQSLSDENKILSLSFFENEEAVQQWRNLQIHRDAQNVGRDQAFDGYRLRVAHVMRDYTMTERTQAPQDSQSIHQ from the coding sequence ATGATTGCTGTTATTTTTGAAGTTCTGCCCAATCCAGATCATAAACAGGAATATCTGGATATCGCCGCCCGCTTACGCCCTGAGCTGGAAAAAATTGACGGTTTTATTTCTGTTGAACGCTTTCAAAGCTTAAGCGATGAAAATAAAATTCTGTCTCTCTCTTTCTTTGAAAATGAAGAAGCCGTGCAGCAATGGCGCAATCTGCAAATCCATCGCGATGCCCAAAACGTGGGACGCGATCAGGCCTTTGACGGCTATCGCCTGCGCGTTGCCCATGTCATGCGTGATTACACCATGACAGAACGCACCCAAGCCCCACAAGACAGCCAGTCCATTCATCAGTGA
- a CDS encoding NADP(H)-dependent aldo-keto reductase: MEYRKLGRTDIDVSLVCLGTMTWGEQNSEAEGHEQMDYALSKGVNFFDVAEMYPVTPRKETYADTERVIGTWFEKSGKRNDVVLATKVIGPGNFFDYVRDGAKRLTETEIMTAVESSLQRLKTDYIDLYQIHWPSRPTNYFGQLNYPDGADYSNAVPIEETLGAMVKLVEQGKIRHIGVSNESAWGVMEYLRLSEKNGWPRIVSIQNPYNLVTRQYEVGLSEVTAHEDVGLLAYSPLAGGTLSGKYLGDQQPEGARMTLWPERYSRFTKPKAKEATQSYADVAQKHGLVMSEMALSYLKTKSFLTSSIIGATSLDQLKSNIAAYEMDLNEEVLADIEAVHVGNPNPAP; encoded by the coding sequence ATGGAATATAGAAAACTTGGTCGCACTGATATTGATGTGTCTCTGGTCTGTTTGGGCACCATGACATGGGGAGAACAAAATTCTGAGGCCGAAGGCCATGAGCAGATGGATTATGCCCTTTCCAAGGGGGTAAACTTCTTTGATGTGGCTGAAATGTATCCGGTCACGCCGCGCAAAGAAACCTATGCCGATACGGAACGGGTCATCGGCACATGGTTTGAAAAATCAGGGAAACGCAATGATGTGGTTCTCGCCACCAAAGTGATTGGGCCGGGTAATTTCTTTGATTATGTGCGCGATGGGGCAAAACGCCTGACTGAAACAGAGATTATGACAGCGGTGGAAAGCAGCCTTCAGCGCCTGAAAACCGATTATATCGACCTGTATCAAATCCACTGGCCGTCGCGCCCAACCAATTATTTCGGCCAGCTCAATTACCCGGATGGGGCCGATTATTCTAATGCTGTGCCGATTGAAGAAACCTTGGGCGCTATGGTGAAATTGGTGGAGCAAGGCAAAATTCGCCATATCGGGGTATCTAATGAAAGTGCCTGGGGGGTGATGGAATATCTTCGCCTGTCTGAGAAAAATGGCTGGCCGCGCATTGTTTCCATCCAAAACCCCTATAACCTGGTGACCCGCCAATATGAGGTGGGCCTGTCAGAGGTAACAGCCCATGAAGATGTCGGGCTTTTGGCTTATTCTCCGCTGGCAGGGGGGACCTTATCGGGTAAATATCTTGGCGATCAGCAGCCCGAAGGTGCGCGTATGACCTTGTGGCCGGAACGTTACAGCCGCTTTACCAAGCCCAAGGCGAAAGAGGCCACCCAGTCTTATGCTGATGTGGCGCAAAAACACGGTCTTGTGATGAGTGAAATGGCCCTGTCCTACTTGAAAACCAAGAGTTTCCTTACCTCATCTATTATAGGGGCCACGTCCCTGGACCAGCTGAAAAGCAATATTGCGGCTTATGAGATGGATCTGAACGAAGAGGTTCTGGCTGATATTGAAGCGGTTCATGTGGGTAATCCAAACCCGGCCCCGTAA
- a CDS encoding ion transporter has product MTDDSERRSGYDRRKGRPLNPTQSVGRRESDILNAAAPLTPKFQRPATGQSRRNRLYEIMDAGHRADMASKIFDILIVNLITLNVLAVILESVASLRTRWADEFYYFEVFSVAIFSVELACRIWTAVEKPQDKFHHPLWGRLRYLLTPTALIDMIAILPFYLSFLIAVDLRFMRVLRLLRVFKLTRYSSAMTILLNVLRQEAKAFGAALFVLLLLMTFSASMIFLFEHEAQPEVFSDIPNAMWWAVITLTTVGFGDAYPITAMGKFFGAAISIVGIGMVALPAGILASAFSEQLHIRRERYRDKVADLLSDGVLTTEEADQLRKIQKDLGISVDEARNILHHSVQGGLHFYTHCPHCGENLQNHKQTADKQ; this is encoded by the coding sequence ATGACGGACGATTCAGAAAGACGTTCAGGCTATGATCGCAGAAAAGGACGCCCCCTAAATCCCACACAATCGGTTGGACGACGTGAAAGCGATATTTTAAATGCCGCAGCCCCTTTAACACCAAAATTCCAGCGCCCTGCAACAGGGCAAAGCCGACGCAACCGCCTTTATGAAATCATGGATGCCGGTCATCGTGCAGATATGGCGTCCAAAATCTTCGATATTCTGATTGTCAACCTGATCACACTGAATGTCTTGGCGGTGATCCTGGAATCCGTTGCCAGCCTGCGCACCCGCTGGGCCGATGAATTCTATTATTTTGAAGTTTTCAGTGTTGCAATCTTCAGTGTGGAACTGGCTTGTCGAATCTGGACCGCTGTGGAAAAACCTCAAGATAAATTCCACCATCCATTATGGGGGCGCTTGCGTTATCTCCTCACCCCAACGGCGTTGATTGACATGATTGCCATTCTACCCTTTTATCTCAGCTTTCTGATTGCCGTTGATCTGCGTTTCATGCGGGTTTTACGTTTATTGCGAGTCTTTAAACTGACGCGCTATTCATCCGCCATGACAATTTTGCTTAATGTCTTAAGACAGGAAGCCAAAGCCTTTGGCGCTGCATTATTTGTCTTGCTTCTGCTGATGACTTTTTCAGCCAGCATGATTTTCCTGTTTGAACATGAGGCCCAGCCCGAGGTCTTTTCCGATATTCCCAATGCCATGTGGTGGGCGGTCATTACACTGACCACCGTTGGATTCGGGGATGCCTATCCCATCACCGCAATGGGGAAATTCTTTGGGGCAGCCATTTCCATTGTCGGAATCGGCATGGTTGCCTTGCCAGCCGGGATCTTGGCTTCGGCTTTTTCCGAACAGCTGCATATCCGGCGAGAACGTTACCGCGACAAGGTTGCAGATTTACTCTCAGATGGGGTTTTAACAACAGAAGAAGCCGACCAACTTCGAAAAATTCAGAAAGATTTGGGTATTTCAGTAGATGAAGCACGCAATATTTTGCATCATAGCGTCCAAGGGGGGCTGCACTTCTATACCCATTGCCCCCACTGTGGGGAAAACCTGCAAAATCACAAACAAACTGCCGATAAACAATAA
- a CDS encoding arylesterase produces the protein MGFGLLNPLMSALRFVLFLVLVNTASANEGKTDFTILVLGDSLSAGYGLNQGDGFPEQLSSKINEKKNNIKIINAGVSGDTTQGGLARLNWALVDNPDMVIVELGANDGLRGLDPQLMEQNLDQMITQLKKRQIKVLLAGMLAPPNYGDVYAQEFNSVYPRLAQKHDVTLYPFFLEGVAGDPKLNLPDGIHPTKEGIAIIVERILPYVEKVMR, from the coding sequence ATGGGCTTTGGCCTTTTAAATCCTTTGATGTCTGCCCTCAGATTTGTGTTGTTTCTGGTTCTTGTCAACACGGCCAGTGCAAATGAAGGAAAAACAGATTTTACCATTCTTGTTTTGGGCGATAGTTTAAGTGCTGGATATGGGCTTAATCAAGGTGATGGCTTTCCAGAACAGCTTTCTTCAAAGATTAATGAGAAGAAAAACAACATTAAAATTATTAATGCAGGGGTGTCCGGTGATACCACGCAAGGTGGGCTTGCCCGGCTCAATTGGGCCTTGGTTGATAACCCGGATATGGTCATTGTAGAACTGGGGGCCAATGATGGGTTGCGCGGTCTTGACCCCCAATTAATGGAACAGAACCTTGATCAGATGATTACCCAGCTTAAAAAGCGCCAGATTAAAGTATTATTGGCAGGCATGCTCGCCCCGCCCAATTACGGTGATGTCTATGCACAGGAATTTAATAGCGTTTATCCCCGCCTTGCGCAAAAACACGATGTCACCCTATATCCTTTTTTTCTTGAAGGTGTGGCCGGGGACCCTAAACTCAATCTTCCCGATGGCATCCATCCCACTAAAGAAGGCATTGCGATCATTGTAGAGCGTATCCTTCCCTATGTTGAAAAGGTTATGAGATAA
- a CDS encoding ABC transporter ATP-binding protein → MSDTPALQLQDIHLKLASQAGHVNILKGINLEIERGETIAIVGPSGSGKSSMMMVIAGLERSTSGRVIISGQDVTNYTEDQLALFRRDHIGIVFQDFHLVPTMTALENVSIPLEFANHKNAFDLACEQLEAVGLGHRLHHYPSQLSGGEQQRVALARAFAAQPDLLLADEPTGNLDGETGKMVMDLLFNRHKAQNNTLLLITHDPKLAEKCDRIIHVQDGLIQNLNLKEVAAS, encoded by the coding sequence ATGAGCGATACTCCCGCGCTACAATTACAAGACATTCACCTTAAGCTGGCAAGTCAGGCCGGTCACGTCAATATCCTCAAAGGAATTAATTTGGAAATTGAACGTGGGGAAACCATCGCCATTGTCGGCCCCAGCGGGTCGGGCAAGTCCTCCATGATGATGGTCATTGCGGGATTGGAACGATCAACATCGGGCCGGGTGATCATTTCCGGTCAGGACGTAACAAACTATACAGAAGACCAGCTTGCTCTTTTCAGGCGCGACCATATCGGCATTGTCTTTCAGGATTTTCATCTGGTTCCAACCATGACGGCCTTAGAGAATGTTTCGATACCGTTAGAATTTGCAAATCATAAGAATGCCTTTGACCTTGCCTGCGAACAATTAGAGGCCGTCGGGCTTGGTCATCGCCTGCATCACTACCCTTCCCAGCTTTCTGGTGGAGAACAACAACGTGTTGCCCTGGCCCGTGCCTTTGCTGCCCAGCCGGACCTGTTACTGGCTGATGAACCCACAGGCAATCTTGATGGGGAAACCGGAAAAATGGTCATGGATTTATTATTTAACCGACATAAAGCTCAAAACAACACGCTTTTACTCATCACCCATGATCCCAAACTGGCTGAAAAATGTGACCGTATCATCCATGTTCAGGATGGGCTCATTCAAAACCTGAACCTGAAAGAGGTTGCTGCCTCATGA
- the thpR gene encoding RNA 2',3'-cyclic phosphodiesterase, whose amino-acid sequence MLRLFVGVELPTSFHESLRSLCSGLKEVRWVAPRNMHITLAFLGEIDQGAAADFHEALCDIQFDSFELYLNEVDCFESRGRAHVVWTGVKGKVEALAHLHQKVLMAAEYAGLKPDRRKYKPHVTLAWLKGTPLENVQTYMSSHNGFKTERFVVDHFSLYRSHLTRHGADYEVLERYG is encoded by the coding sequence ATGTTGCGTTTATTTGTCGGGGTGGAACTCCCCACTTCCTTTCATGAATCGTTACGTTCGCTGTGCAGTGGCCTGAAAGAGGTGCGCTGGGTTGCTCCGCGTAATATGCATATTACACTGGCCTTTCTGGGAGAGATTGACCAAGGGGCAGCGGCTGATTTTCATGAGGCTTTATGCGATATTCAGTTCGATTCGTTTGAGCTTTATTTAAATGAAGTGGATTGCTTTGAAAGCCGGGGGCGTGCCCATGTGGTCTGGACCGGGGTTAAAGGCAAGGTGGAGGCGTTGGCCCATCTGCATCAAAAGGTGCTGATGGCGGCTGAATATGCTGGATTGAAACCGGATCGGCGCAAATATAAACCACATGTCACGCTGGCCTGGTTAAAAGGAACACCGTTGGAAAATGTGCAAACGTACATGAGCAGCCATAATGGTTTTAAAACGGAACGCTTTGTGGTGGATCATTTCAGCCTGTATCGTTCCCACCTCACCCGGCATGGGGCGGATTATGAGGTCTTGGAACGTTATGGATGA